A DNA window from Ornithodoros turicata isolate Travis unplaced genomic scaffold, ASM3712646v1 Chromosome147, whole genome shotgun sequence contains the following coding sequences:
- the LOC135372409 gene encoding uncharacterized protein LOC135372409 — MYSFIYESLFSRLTCPVQLIYSDTDSIIFSLTCESLEEQLMKIESELDLSSYPPDHPLFNDEHANQMGYFKDETGGGVIQEVVAIRAKMYSILLAGTHKQIARAKGVKKDVVRKHLLHEVYRDSLFNEKAVSQKQCTIQSIKQTMYTISRLKKSLVPYDDKRYLVDAVHSFPYGSCEYATENPEESPRASTSSGIE, encoded by the exons atgtacagcttcatctacgaatcgctcttttctcgcttgacatgtccagtgcaattgatctatagcgacacggacagcataattttttctctcacgtgtgaaagcctggaagagcagctgatgaagattgagagtgagttagatctgtcttcctatccgccggaccacccacttttcaacgacgagcacgcgaatcagatggggtacttcaaagacgagacgggaggtggagttattcaggaagtcgtagccatccgagcgaaaatgtacagcatcctcttggctgggacacacaaacagatcgcgagagcgaaaggagttaagaaagacgtggtgaggaaacatttattgcacgaagtgtaccgagattctctgttcaatgaaaaggcggtctctcagaagcagtgcaccatccagagtataaagcaaacgatgtacaccatttcgagactcaagaagagcttggtcccctacgacgacaagcgctatctcgtggatgccgtacactccttcccttatggaagctgcgaatacg caacggaaaacccggaagagagcccgagagcgtcgacgtcgtcaggcatcgagtaa
- the LOC135372407 gene encoding uncharacterized protein LOC135372407 isoform X1: MVTCHLCSQHERQYYATALGLQIHLANVHNLQAPCIPFCETLCTLRNYTNRFELHLHDRDVSGHDVTTFFHEYRQYIADVLRHFGFPLRYFVLLKVELGRHTPDDELQLEISFVPSKVVTVWSEADVEPSITQVTAEIAQNLENLEVEGSGFFLFRIHACIMNIGRLMPQLIGCAQFELPQELKHKFRSLLCVDFGLHEDEQNMCFAFSVIAALHPATGYRRRRASSYRPYISEYVFPKTFPVAFPKEVEAFEKNNGISINVYAYEREDKSLYPIKVVDDEREKHVDLLLIDSHFLLITNFNGLFQPSGRFHCKRCMMGFSSDRILSDHLKMCLHQKVAKTIYPKKGETVAFAGEHLMSEVPFYCVYDFESVLSPCLEETNVYEDHCPSSFCLLVIRASDSHVLQKHLFRGPNCVTVFMELLRKLHDEILGWIHAFAPLEMTEENERQHTAATHCNICKESFAKRQKVRDHDHVSGEFRQTLCQTCNLKLRVPPKIPIIAHNANYDMSFLLSHLHLLKKSDINVIATSCQKFKAIDIGSYRFLDSLSFLNASLETLVKNLRDKGESNFQCLRQFFPNEEHFQLVVRKGVFCYNFVTSFEAYDEPSLPPRDKFFNILNGTEVSEQDYNHAQNVYEKFRLKSLGEYSDLYLLTDTLLLADVFQNFRKWTLDVHKIEPFHFVSLPGLSMSCALKMSQVELELINDPNAYLLIENGLRGGVTQCSLRKATANVPGTEQFDPEKEKKIINYIDVNGLYGAVMREPLPYGGFEWLTEEEIVNLDIAQIRDDSPVGYFLEVDLVYDRATHEHHRDLPVAPEKMSVRYELLSDYQKALMKKFNLPQKATEAKLLLTLFDKERYFLHYRNLQLYLQLGLRLTKVHRVLKFNQKPFLRSYVDFNHELRKRATNAFEKQQSKLMINSVYGRTCMQVRKFVNCRLTVTDEQVLKLLRKPNLKQFRPLSSHVILFQFSQSVLRMKQPLYLGFTILELSKLKMFDFYHNHLLRVAPDTRLLYMDTDSYIVMLSDDKVLHELADEHLDNSGYDPDHPLYSTKNRMVLGKFKNELPRDHILGFCCLKPKLYALDLCSKKQYNRAKGVKQCEAQKLHFSMYTNALEQGTMHKVKQNLIVHKDNVNKSVSVTKIALNPLDTKRFICDDGIDTLPFGYG, encoded by the coding sequence ATGGTGACGTGTCACTTATGCTCCCAGCACGAACGGCAGTATTATGCAACAGCATTAGGTCTTCAGATTCACTTGGCAAATGTTCACAATCTTCAAGCCCCCTGCATTCCTTTTTGTGAGACTTTGTGCACACTGCGAAACTATACTAATCGGTTCGAGCTACATTTACACGACAGGGACGTTAGCGGACATGATGTTACAACCTTTTTTCACGAGTACAGACAGTACATTGCTGATGTCTTACGACACTTTGGTTTCCCACTGCGCTATTTTGTATTGCTTAAAGTGGAACTTGGTCGTCACACGCCAGACGATGAGTTACAGCTCGAAATTAGTTTCGTGCCTTCCAAAGTAGTGACAGTATGGTCAGAGGCAGATGTAGAACCTTCTATCACTCAAGTGACTGCTGAAAtagcacaaaatttggaaaacctcgaagtagaaggttcaggtttttttctctttcgcattcatgcctgtatcatgaacattggacgtttgatgcctcaactgattggatgtgcccagtttgagttaccgcaagaattgaagcataagtttcgttctctgttgtgtgtggactttggtttgcatgaagatgagcagaacatgtgttttgccttCTCTGTAATAGCTGCACTGCATCCTGCTACTGGTTATCGCAGGCGTAGGGCATCTTCGTACAGACCATATATTTCTGAGTATGTTTTTCCGAAAACATTCCcggtagctttcccaaaagaggttgaagcattcgaaaaaaataatggtatcagtatcaatgtgtacgcctacgaaagggaagacaaatctctgtaccccatcaaggttgtcgatgacgagcgtgagaaacatgtggatctgttgctaatcgactctcattttctgcttatcacaaattttaatggattatttcaacctagcggacggtttcattgcaagaggtgtatgatgggcttctcatcagacagaatcctcagtgatcatttaaagatgtgtttgcatcagaaggttgctaagacaatttaccctaagaagggagagacggtagcatttgccggggaacatctcatgtcggaagtccctttctactgtgtatatgattttgaaagtgttttgtcaccttgtttggaggaaacaaacgtgtatgaggatcactgtccttcctcattttgccttttggttatacgtgcatccgactcacacgtgttgcaaaagcatcttttccgtggtcctaattgtgtcacagtatttatggagctgctgcggaaattgcatgacgaaattttaggatggatacatgcttttgcacctctagaaatgactgaagagaatgagcgtcaacatacagcagccactcattgtaatatctgcaaagaatcctttgctaaaagacaaaaagttcgagaccatgaccatgtaagcggagaatttcgacaaacactatgtcagacgtgtaacctgaaactgagagtgccacccaagattccaatcattgcacataatgctaactatgacatgagttttctcctgtctcatttacatctgcttaagaagtcagacatcaacgtgattgccaccagctgtcaaaaatttaaagcaattgacatcggctcttatcgattcttggacagtttgagttttctgaacgcaagccttgaaacactggtgaaaaatctacgtgataaaggtgaatccaactttcaatgccttcgccagttttttccaaatgaggaacactttcagctggttgttcgtaagggggtcttctgttataactttgtcaccagttttgaagcctatgatgagccttcgctaccacctcgagataagttctttaacattttgaatggaaccgaagtaagtgaacaagactacaaccacgcgcagaatgtgtatgaaaaatttcggctcaagagtcttggagagtattcggacttataccttctgacagacacactgcttttagcagatgtgtttcagaactttcgaaagtggacactcgatgtgcacaagattgaaccgtttcattttgtatcccttccaggattaagcatgtcttgtgCACTAAAAATGAGTCAGGTAGAACTAGAACTAATTAACGACCCCAACGCGTACCTGCTCATCGAGAATGGCTTACGAGGAGGTGTCACACAGTGCTCCCTGAGAAAAGCAACTGCGAATGTGCCAGGAACAGAACAGTTTgatcccgaaaaagaaaaaaaaataattaactaCATTGATGTAAATGGCCTGTATGGAGCAGTCATGAGAGAACCATTGCCTTACGGAGGATTTGAGTGGCTCACTGAGGAGGAAATTGTTAACTTGGATATAGCTCAGATACGAGATGATAGCCCTGTGGGTTACTTTCTTGAGGTAGACCTAGTGTATGACCGAGCAACTCATGAACACCACAGAGATCTTCCCGTTGCCCCTGAAAAAATGTCCGTTCGTTATGAGCTATTGTCAGACTATCAGAAGGCGCTCATGAAGAAGTTCAATCTTCCACAGAAAGCTACCGAAGCAAAACTGTTGCTAACATTATTTGATAAAGAGAGGTACTTTCTCCACTATCGCAATTTGCAACTGTATCTGCAATTGGGGTTGCGTCTCACTAAAGTTCACAGGGTCCtcaagttcaatcaaaagccctttctgcgatcctatgtcgacttcaatcacgaACTTCGGAAGCGAGCTACAAACGCATTTGAGAAACAGCAATCAAAGCTAATGATTAATAGTGTATATGGCAGGACATGTATGCAAGTCAGGAAATTCGTAAATTGTCGCCTCACAGTAACAGATGAGCAAGTGTTGAAGCTTCTACGTAAACCAAACTTGAAACAGTTCCGCCCTCTGAGCTCTCACGTCATCTTGTTCCAATTTAGTCAGTCTGTTCTTCGCATGAAGCAACCGCTGTACCTGGGCTTCACAATATTGGAATTGTctaagctgaagatgtttgatttttatcaTAACCATCTTCTCCGTGTAGCCCCTGATACACGACTGCTATACATGGACACTGATTCTTACATTGTGATGCTGAGTGACGATAAAGTACTCCACGAACTAGCTGATGAGCATCTAGACAACTCTGGATATGACCCTGATCACCCACTCTATTCGACAAAAAACAGGATGGTACTAGGAAagtttaaaaatgagcttcctcgtgatcacattcttggcttctgttgtctgaagccaaagctgtacgccctcgatctgtgcagcaaaaagcagtacaatcgCGCTAAGGGTGTTAAACAATGTGAAGCACAAAAACTCCACTTCTCTATGTATACGAATGCTCTCGAGCAGGGCACAATGCATAAAGTTaaacagaacctcattgtgcacaaggacaatgtcaacaaaagtgtgtcagtgacaaaaatagccctcaatccactggatacgaaacgcttcatttgtgatgatggaattgacacgctaccttttggctatggttga
- the LOC135372407 gene encoding uncharacterized protein LOC135372407 isoform X2: MNIGRLMPQLIGCAQFELPQELKHKFRSLLCVDFGLHEDEQNMCFAFSVIAALHPATGYRRRRASSYRPYISEYVFPKTFPVAFPKEVEAFEKNNGISINVYAYEREDKSLYPIKVVDDEREKHVDLLLIDSHFLLITNFNGLFQPSGRFHCKRCMMGFSSDRILSDHLKMCLHQKVAKTIYPKKGETVAFAGEHLMSEVPFYCVYDFESVLSPCLEETNVYEDHCPSSFCLLVIRASDSHVLQKHLFRGPNCVTVFMELLRKLHDEILGWIHAFAPLEMTEENERQHTAATHCNICKESFAKRQKVRDHDHVSGEFRQTLCQTCNLKLRVPPKIPIIAHNANYDMSFLLSHLHLLKKSDINVIATSCQKFKAIDIGSYRFLDSLSFLNASLETLVKNLRDKGESNFQCLRQFFPNEEHFQLVVRKGVFCYNFVTSFEAYDEPSLPPRDKFFNILNGTEVSEQDYNHAQNVYEKFRLKSLGEYSDLYLLTDTLLLADVFQNFRKWTLDVHKIEPFHFVSLPGLSMSCALKMSQVELELINDPNAYLLIENGLRGGVTQCSLRKATANVPGTEQFDPEKEKKIINYIDVNGLYGAVMREPLPYGGFEWLTEEEIVNLDIAQIRDDSPVGYFLEVDLVYDRATHEHHRDLPVAPEKMSVRYELLSDYQKALMKKFNLPQKATEAKLLLTLFDKERYFLHYRNLQLYLQLGLRLTKVHRVLKFNQKPFLRSYVDFNHELRKRATNAFEKQQSKLMINSVYGRTCMQVRKFVNCRLTVTDEQVLKLLRKPNLKQFRPLSSHVILFQFSQSVLRMKQPLYLGFTILELSKLKMFDFYHNHLLRVAPDTRLLYMDTDSYIVMLSDDKVLHELADEHLDNSGYDPDHPLYSTKNRMVLGKFKNELPRDHILGFCCLKPKLYALDLCSKKQYNRAKGVKQCEAQKLHFSMYTNALEQGTMHKVKQNLIVHKDNVNKSVSVTKIALNPLDTKRFICDDGIDTLPFGYG, encoded by the coding sequence atgaacattggacgtttgatgcctcaactgattggatgtgcccagtttgagttaccgcaagaattgaagcataagtttcgttctctgttgtgtgtggactttggtttgcatgaagatgagcagaacatgtgttttgccttCTCTGTAATAGCTGCACTGCATCCTGCTACTGGTTATCGCAGGCGTAGGGCATCTTCGTACAGACCATATATTTCTGAGTATGTTTTTCCGAAAACATTCCcggtagctttcccaaaagaggttgaagcattcgaaaaaaataatggtatcagtatcaatgtgtacgcctacgaaagggaagacaaatctctgtaccccatcaaggttgtcgatgacgagcgtgagaaacatgtggatctgttgctaatcgactctcattttctgcttatcacaaattttaatggattatttcaacctagcggacggtttcattgcaagaggtgtatgatgggcttctcatcagacagaatcctcagtgatcatttaaagatgtgtttgcatcagaaggttgctaagacaatttaccctaagaagggagagacggtagcatttgccggggaacatctcatgtcggaagtccctttctactgtgtatatgattttgaaagtgttttgtcaccttgtttggaggaaacaaacgtgtatgaggatcactgtccttcctcattttgccttttggttatacgtgcatccgactcacacgtgttgcaaaagcatcttttccgtggtcctaattgtgtcacagtatttatggagctgctgcggaaattgcatgacgaaattttaggatggatacatgcttttgcacctctagaaatgactgaagagaatgagcgtcaacatacagcagccactcattgtaatatctgcaaagaatcctttgctaaaagacaaaaagttcgagaccatgaccatgtaagcggagaatttcgacaaacactatgtcagacgtgtaacctgaaactgagagtgccacccaagattccaatcattgcacataatgctaactatgacatgagttttctcctgtctcatttacatctgcttaagaagtcagacatcaacgtgattgccaccagctgtcaaaaatttaaagcaattgacatcggctcttatcgattcttggacagtttgagttttctgaacgcaagccttgaaacactggtgaaaaatctacgtgataaaggtgaatccaactttcaatgccttcgccagttttttccaaatgaggaacactttcagctggttgttcgtaagggggtcttctgttataactttgtcaccagttttgaagcctatgatgagccttcgctaccacctcgagataagttctttaacattttgaatggaaccgaagtaagtgaacaagactacaaccacgcgcagaatgtgtatgaaaaatttcggctcaagagtcttggagagtattcggacttataccttctgacagacacactgcttttagcagatgtgtttcagaactttcgaaagtggacactcgatgtgcacaagattgaaccgtttcattttgtatcccttccaggattaagcatgtcttgtgCACTAAAAATGAGTCAGGTAGAACTAGAACTAATTAACGACCCCAACGCGTACCTGCTCATCGAGAATGGCTTACGAGGAGGTGTCACACAGTGCTCCCTGAGAAAAGCAACTGCGAATGTGCCAGGAACAGAACAGTTTgatcccgaaaaagaaaaaaaaataattaactaCATTGATGTAAATGGCCTGTATGGAGCAGTCATGAGAGAACCATTGCCTTACGGAGGATTTGAGTGGCTCACTGAGGAGGAAATTGTTAACTTGGATATAGCTCAGATACGAGATGATAGCCCTGTGGGTTACTTTCTTGAGGTAGACCTAGTGTATGACCGAGCAACTCATGAACACCACAGAGATCTTCCCGTTGCCCCTGAAAAAATGTCCGTTCGTTATGAGCTATTGTCAGACTATCAGAAGGCGCTCATGAAGAAGTTCAATCTTCCACAGAAAGCTACCGAAGCAAAACTGTTGCTAACATTATTTGATAAAGAGAGGTACTTTCTCCACTATCGCAATTTGCAACTGTATCTGCAATTGGGGTTGCGTCTCACTAAAGTTCACAGGGTCCtcaagttcaatcaaaagccctttctgcgatcctatgtcgacttcaatcacgaACTTCGGAAGCGAGCTACAAACGCATTTGAGAAACAGCAATCAAAGCTAATGATTAATAGTGTATATGGCAGGACATGTATGCAAGTCAGGAAATTCGTAAATTGTCGCCTCACAGTAACAGATGAGCAAGTGTTGAAGCTTCTACGTAAACCAAACTTGAAACAGTTCCGCCCTCTGAGCTCTCACGTCATCTTGTTCCAATTTAGTCAGTCTGTTCTTCGCATGAAGCAACCGCTGTACCTGGGCTTCACAATATTGGAATTGTctaagctgaagatgtttgatttttatcaTAACCATCTTCTCCGTGTAGCCCCTGATACACGACTGCTATACATGGACACTGATTCTTACATTGTGATGCTGAGTGACGATAAAGTACTCCACGAACTAGCTGATGAGCATCTAGACAACTCTGGATATGACCCTGATCACCCACTCTATTCGACAAAAAACAGGATGGTACTAGGAAagtttaaaaatgagcttcctcgtgatcacattcttggcttctgttgtctgaagccaaagctgtacgccctcgatctgtgcagcaaaaagcagtacaatcgCGCTAAGGGTGTTAAACAATGTGAAGCACAAAAACTCCACTTCTCTATGTATACGAATGCTCTCGAGCAGGGCACAATGCATAAAGTTaaacagaacctcattgtgcacaaggacaatgtcaacaaaagtgtgtcagtgacaaaaatagccctcaatccactggatacgaaacgcttcatttgtgatgatggaattgacacgctaccttttggctatggttga